The Cellulophaga sp. L1A9 genome window below encodes:
- a CDS encoding PA2169 family four-helix-bundle protein — MNSDIKEIETKINSIIQKNEDAIMGYEKAAENAKGIGLQSYFSNKALERKNFLISLKSAAPALNLREDIDGSVTGALHRTWMDIKAAFSSDDDEAMLEEAIRGDKAAIEEYNEVLSDVHLPVAIATLIRQQITWIREDLEKIKSLEDVM, encoded by the coding sequence ATGAATTCAGATATAAAAGAGATCGAAACTAAAATCAATTCAATAATCCAAAAAAACGAAGATGCTATAATGGGCTATGAAAAAGCAGCCGAAAATGCAAAAGGAATTGGACTCCAAAGCTATTTTAGTAATAAAGCATTGGAACGAAAAAATTTCCTTATCAGTTTAAAATCTGCTGCACCTGCTCTTAATTTAAGAGAGGATATAGACGGCAGTGTAACTGGCGCCTTGCACCGCACTTGGATGGATATTAAAGCGGCATTTTCTAGTGACGATGATGAAGCTATGCTCGAAGAAGCCATTAGGGGAGACAAAGCTGCCATTGAAGAATATAATGAAGTATTATCAGATGTGCATTTACCCGTAGCCATCGCGACGCTTATAAGACAGCAAATAACATGGATTAGAGAAGATTTAGAAAAAATTAAATCTTTAGAAGATGTCATGTAA
- a CDS encoding ADP-ribosylglycohydrolase family protein gives MEIATKDKWKTIPMDNPKRLDVSIFLTFGQLNKLKLGLVPNQMEDKWFVYFNNNTIHFHRSWTGFEIFKAKLNLNESGCEINEFKVEQNLEKYKEADDERNIYNFKNHIEHLSNREINNPVKNGLWGLVIGDALGVPVEFKSRDYLKQKPLTDMIGFGTYNQPEGTWSDDSSLAFCLAEELTKELNLEEIGNSFVRWFYENHWTPHGKVFDIGISTREAIIRLKKGEKAELAGNWEENSNGNGSLMRILPLLYEVQKIKGRKEKYELIKKVSSITHGHVRSCLACFYYLEIASFLSSEIKYPITDAYKVANHSLLKLTEELDINPKEIKLFDRITGGNLAELQENSIQSSGYVIHTLEASIWCLLTTKSYKEAVLKAINLGEDTDTTGAVVGGLAGLFYGINSIPKEWVEKIARKKDIEELTNKLSDKYKIARC, from the coding sequence ATGGAAATTGCAACTAAAGACAAATGGAAAACTATTCCAATGGATAATCCAAAAAGACTAGATGTATCTATATTTTTAACTTTTGGGCAATTAAATAAACTAAAACTAGGTTTAGTTCCAAACCAAATGGAAGATAAATGGTTTGTTTATTTCAATAATAACACTATCCATTTTCATCGTTCCTGGACAGGTTTCGAAATTTTCAAAGCAAAACTGAATCTTAATGAAAGTGGTTGCGAAATAAATGAATTTAAGGTTGAACAAAATCTTGAAAAGTACAAAGAAGCAGATGATGAAAGAAATATTTACAATTTCAAAAATCACATTGAACATCTCTCGAACAGAGAAATAAATAACCCCGTAAAGAATGGACTTTGGGGTTTAGTTATTGGAGATGCACTTGGAGTTCCTGTAGAATTCAAAAGTAGAGATTATCTAAAACAAAAGCCATTAACCGATATGATTGGGTTTGGAACTTACAATCAACCAGAAGGAACTTGGTCCGATGATAGTTCTTTGGCATTTTGTCTTGCAGAGGAACTAACAAAAGAACTAAACCTTGAAGAAATCGGGAATAGCTTTGTTAGATGGTTTTATGAAAATCATTGGACACCTCACGGAAAAGTATTTGATATTGGAATTTCAACAAGAGAAGCCATAATTAGGTTAAAAAAAGGAGAAAAAGCTGAATTAGCGGGAAATTGGGAAGAAAATTCAAATGGGAACGGCTCATTAATGAGAATTCTACCGCTACTTTATGAAGTGCAGAAAATTAAAGGTCGAAAAGAAAAGTACGAATTAATTAAAAAGGTTTCAAGTATTACCCACGGACATGTCAGGTCTTGCTTAGCTTGTTTTTATTACCTAGAAATTGCCTCTTTTCTAAGTTCTGAGATTAAATATCCAATAACAGACGCATACAAAGTTGCAAACCATTCTCTACTAAAGCTAACAGAAGAATTAGATATAAATCCTAAAGAAATAAAATTATTTGATAGAATAACAGGTGGTAATTTAGCAGAATTACAAGAAAATTCTATTCAATCTTCGGGATATGTAATTCATACACTTGAGGCTTCAATTTGGTGTTTATTGACAACAAAATCTTATAAAGAAGCTGTTTTGAAAGCAATAAACTTAGGAGAAGACACAGATACAACTGGAGCTGTAGTTGGTGGATTAGCTGGACTTTTTTATGGCATTAACTCAATACCTAAAGAATGGGTTGAAAAAATTGCAAGAAAAAAAGATATTGAGGAATTAACTAATAAATTAAGTGATAAGTACAAAATAGCCAGGTGCTAA
- a CDS encoding tetratricopeptide repeat protein translates to MKLLYTTIFILAFFSSCQSQDNKADNTIPMFGEIEKSKEQKETDAEFIQDCLKQFGSVDSSVNAQIDNAWRYFYNDDLETAMKRFNQAWLLNPEFPDSYFGFASLLEMKNKTEEANRFYNLGIEKDKAKNRTEKCYQKIADCKEQLKDISGTIKAYEKIALLNPNNSFAFKKIGYFQMQSNNTQEAIDAYNKAIKIDPKDAMTFNNRAYLNQTLQNYQLAIDDYTKSIELNPTYISALVNRGITEMQINKYKEAKLDFEQCVILDPKAGELRRFLGLAKLNLNELSEACSDFELAKQMGDPSASQLINENCKK, encoded by the coding sequence ATGAAATTATTATATACAACGATATTTATTTTAGCGTTTTTCAGTTCTTGCCAATCTCAAGACAATAAAGCGGACAATACCATACCAATGTTTGGTGAAATTGAAAAAAGTAAGGAGCAAAAAGAAACAGACGCAGAATTTATTCAAGATTGCCTAAAGCAGTTTGGTTCCGTTGATAGTTCGGTAAATGCTCAAATTGACAATGCTTGGAGATACTTTTATAATGATGACTTAGAAACCGCAATGAAAAGGTTTAATCAAGCATGGCTATTGAATCCAGAATTTCCAGACTCCTATTTCGGGTTTGCTTCATTATTGGAAATGAAGAATAAAACAGAAGAAGCAAACCGTTTTTACAATCTAGGAATTGAAAAGGACAAAGCAAAAAACCGAACAGAAAAATGCTATCAAAAAATTGCAGATTGCAAGGAACAGCTTAAAGACATTTCAGGAACTATAAAAGCCTATGAAAAAATTGCATTATTGAATCCAAATAATTCATTCGCTTTTAAAAAAATAGGCTACTTCCAAATGCAGTCAAACAATACTCAGGAAGCAATAGATGCATATAATAAAGCAATAAAAATAGACCCTAAAGACGCAATGACTTTTAACAACAGGGCTTATTTAAACCAAACATTACAAAACTATCAATTAGCAATAGATGATTATACCAAATCGATTGAGTTAAATCCTACTTACATTAGTGCTTTAGTCAATAGAGGAATTACGGAAATGCAGATAAATAAATATAAAGAAGCAAAATTAGACTTCGAACAATGCGTTATTCTTGACCCAAAAGCCGGAGAACTTAGACGTTTTTTAGGACTTGCTAAACTGAATTTAAATGAACTTTCAGAAGCTTGTTCTGACTTTGAATTAGCAAAACAGATGGGTGATCCTAGCGCTTCTCAATTAATAAACGAGAACTGTAAAAAATAA
- a CDS encoding alpha/beta hydrolase: MKKIKPTLKKSLYLLILIFIGMNSIAFFQAYKFTHFDSNSVQKTKKPKELTTIEKTKTLLFGINNPKPTNKTFPTQNYETIKLGSDFEIECWSIKTNNSKGTVILFHGYGGEKSTLLGQSNIFLNLGYNTLLVDFMGSGGSQGYQTTIGFHESEQVKLSYEYLKRNGEKNIYLFGTSMGSVAILKAIDVYKINPEGIIIECPFGTMYQTVCSRFETMNAPTFPMAGLLVFWGGIQNGFWAFGHNPSEYADSTICPTLLMYGEHDEKVSRQEIDEIFKNLKGKKQLKLYPKTGHENYLIKNKEQWTKDVGSFLE; encoded by the coding sequence TTGAAAAAAATAAAACCAACATTAAAGAAAAGCCTCTATTTACTTATTCTAATTTTCATCGGGATGAATAGTATAGCTTTTTTTCAAGCCTATAAGTTTACTCATTTTGATAGTAACTCTGTTCAAAAAACTAAAAAACCTAAAGAGCTTACGACTATTGAAAAAACTAAAACTCTTTTGTTTGGGATAAATAACCCGAAACCAACAAATAAAACCTTCCCAACTCAAAATTATGAAACCATTAAATTAGGATCAGATTTCGAAATTGAATGTTGGAGCATTAAAACTAATAATTCTAAAGGAACTGTTATTCTTTTTCATGGTTATGGTGGTGAAAAATCTACTCTTCTAGGCCAATCAAATATATTTCTAAACCTTGGATACAATACGTTATTAGTAGATTTTATGGGTTCTGGTGGTTCTCAAGGATATCAAACTACGATTGGGTTTCACGAATCAGAACAAGTAAAACTTAGTTATGAATATTTAAAAAGAAATGGTGAAAAGAACATTTATTTATTCGGAACTTCTATGGGATCAGTGGCCATTTTGAAAGCCATTGATGTATATAAAATTAATCCTGAAGGAATTATTATTGAATGTCCATTTGGAACCATGTACCAAACTGTTTGTTCTAGATTTGAAACAATGAATGCTCCCACTTTCCCTATGGCTGGTTTATTAGTATTTTGGGGTGGTATTCAAAACGGATTTTGGGCATTTGGACATAATCCGTCAGAATATGCAGATAGCACAATTTGTCCGACTCTTTTAATGTATGGGGAGCACGATGAAAAAGTAAGCCGGCAAGAAATTGACGAAATATTTAAAAATTTAAAAGGAAAAAAGCAACTAAAACTATATCCTAAAACAGGTCATGAGAATTATTTAATCAAAAATAAAGAGCAATGGACTAAAGATGTTGGAAGTTTTCTGGAGTAA
- a CDS encoding DNA polymerase III subunit alpha — protein sequence MYLNCHSYYSLRFGTFSEVELLRMGQANHIATLALTDINNTSACMNFVRKSKEFGVKPIIGIDFRNGAEQLYVGIAKNNEGFRELNEFMSLHSHKSIKLPAIAPIFEHAFIIYPFENVLQLEKVDFEAHEYIGISVENLRRLPFSKYKSYTDKLVIQQPVTFRNKRDFNAHRLLRAIANNTLLSKLQQTEEGRLSEQMLSKDKLLEAFQEFPHLVANTKTLMAECEVNFGFGESRVSQNQQVFGTSKEEDFNLLQQLCEDGLPKRYPTRTDAVSKRLAVELETIKKMDFVSYFLINHDIVKYANSKGYLHVGRGSGANSIVAYIIGITDVDPIELDLYFERFINPYRVSPPDFDIDFSWKDREDVTAYIFRRFKNTALLATYNTFKYRAVVRELGKVFGLPKEEIDKLCKGHFSKNDLDDMGKLVLKYSALIKDFPNYLSVHSAGILILDQPIHYYSATDLPPKGFPTVQFDMIIAEDAGIFKFDILGQRGLAKIKEAMEIIKENRPDVPEIDITQIETFKNDANINNLLSRGKAIGAYYVESPAMRGLMCKLKVNDYLGLVAASSVIRPGVSSSGMKNEYIRRHREPERRKEANAILAQIMPETYGIMVYQEDVLKVANQFAGLDLGEADVLRRGMSGKFRSRAEFTRVEEKFRSNCKAKDYPDALTTEVWDQIASFAGYAFAKGHSASYAVESYQSMYLKCYYPLEFMVAVLNNGGGFYSTEHYIHEARMWGAQIHAPCINLSDHHNTIRGVAIYLGFGYLKNLENLVVQRFLTERQLYGAFKSLDDFIDRVVIGIEQLAILIRIGAFKFTGLAKNELHWQGIFKINALKKRSGNPSLFKPKHKQFELPKLEHSWVEEAYDQIELLGFPLYSYFELISEEILSDAKAKDMQYHHDKELLLYGILVNTRFNTTKNNKNMRLSTFVDQEGDYFDVVHFTNVVDKYPIHGMGVYACYGKVTEEFGHCSMAAIWTKKLAFKTDPRASDKPTFKSLKK from the coding sequence ATGTACCTCAATTGTCATTCATACTATTCCTTACGATTTGGCACCTTTTCAGAAGTAGAACTTTTGAGGATGGGGCAGGCAAATCATATAGCTACACTAGCTTTAACAGATATTAATAATACCTCTGCCTGTATGAATTTCGTTAGAAAATCCAAGGAATTTGGTGTTAAGCCTATTATAGGAATCGATTTTAGGAATGGTGCAGAGCAGCTTTATGTGGGTATTGCTAAAAATAACGAAGGGTTCAGAGAACTTAATGAATTTATGTCTCTTCACTCTCATAAAAGTATCAAGCTACCTGCCATTGCCCCAATATTTGAGCATGCGTTTATTATTTATCCTTTTGAAAATGTCTTACAATTAGAGAAGGTAGATTTTGAAGCGCATGAATACATCGGTATTTCCGTAGAAAATTTAAGGCGATTACCTTTTTCAAAATACAAATCCTATACCGATAAATTGGTCATCCAACAACCGGTTACTTTCCGCAATAAGCGCGATTTTAATGCACACCGATTGCTACGTGCCATTGCCAACAACACCTTATTAAGTAAATTACAACAAACAGAAGAGGGGCGTTTGTCTGAACAAATGCTATCCAAAGACAAACTCTTAGAAGCTTTTCAAGAGTTTCCGCATTTGGTAGCGAATACCAAGACTCTAATGGCGGAATGCGAGGTGAACTTTGGGTTCGGAGAAAGTAGGGTTTCTCAAAACCAACAGGTATTTGGCACTTCAAAAGAAGAAGATTTCAACCTCTTGCAACAACTCTGTGAAGATGGCTTGCCTAAACGATATCCTACCCGTACCGATGCTGTGAGTAAGCGTCTGGCGGTGGAGTTGGAGACCATTAAGAAAATGGATTTCGTGTCTTACTTTCTAATTAATCATGATATTGTTAAGTATGCCAATTCTAAAGGCTATTTGCATGTGGGGCGGGGTAGTGGTGCCAATAGTATTGTCGCCTATATTATTGGAATTACAGATGTAGACCCTATTGAATTGGATTTGTATTTTGAACGTTTCATCAACCCATACCGAGTTTCTCCACCAGATTTTGATATCGATTTTAGTTGGAAAGACCGGGAAGATGTCACCGCCTATATCTTCCGTCGGTTTAAAAATACCGCGTTATTAGCCACCTATAATACTTTTAAATATAGAGCCGTAGTTCGGGAATTAGGAAAAGTATTCGGCCTTCCAAAAGAAGAAATAGACAAGCTCTGTAAAGGTCATTTTTCTAAGAATGATTTGGATGATATGGGAAAACTGGTCTTAAAATATAGTGCACTGATTAAAGATTTTCCCAATTATTTAAGTGTGCATTCCGCCGGAATTCTAATACTAGACCAGCCTATTCATTATTATTCCGCTACAGATTTACCCCCCAAAGGATTTCCAACGGTGCAGTTTGATATGATTATTGCAGAAGATGCGGGTATTTTTAAGTTTGATATTCTAGGACAACGTGGTTTAGCCAAAATTAAAGAGGCTATGGAGATTATCAAAGAGAATAGGCCTGATGTGCCTGAGATAGATATCACCCAAATAGAAACATTTAAAAACGATGCTAATATCAATAACTTATTAAGCAGAGGAAAAGCTATTGGCGCATATTATGTAGAATCTCCTGCCATGCGTGGTTTAATGTGTAAGCTAAAAGTCAATGATTATTTAGGCTTGGTGGCTGCCAGTTCTGTTATTCGCCCTGGAGTATCTAGTTCTGGAATGAAAAATGAATACATTCGCAGACATCGTGAGCCTGAGCGCAGAAAAGAGGCCAATGCTATTCTAGCCCAAATTATGCCCGAAACGTATGGTATTATGGTCTATCAAGAAGATGTATTGAAAGTCGCCAATCAGTTTGCGGGTTTAGACTTAGGAGAAGCAGATGTGTTGCGCCGTGGCATGAGTGGTAAGTTTAGATCTAGAGCAGAATTTACCCGCGTAGAAGAGAAGTTTAGGAGTAACTGTAAGGCAAAGGACTATCCTGATGCATTAACTACAGAGGTATGGGATCAAATTGCCAGTTTTGCAGGTTACGCCTTTGCTAAAGGGCATTCTGCGTCTTATGCTGTTGAGAGTTACCAGAGCATGTATTTAAAATGCTACTATCCTTTAGAATTTATGGTGGCGGTACTAAATAATGGAGGCGGTTTTTACAGCACAGAACATTATATTCACGAAGCACGGATGTGGGGGGCTCAGATACATGCACCTTGTATTAATCTAAGTGATCATCATAATACGATTAGGGGAGTCGCTATTTATTTAGGTTTTGGTTATCTAAAAAATCTAGAAAATTTGGTGGTACAACGGTTTTTAACAGAACGGCAATTGTACGGTGCTTTCAAATCTTTAGATGATTTTATAGACCGTGTGGTAATAGGCATAGAGCAATTGGCAATCCTAATTAGAATAGGAGCTTTTAAATTTACAGGGCTTGCTAAGAATGAACTGCATTGGCAAGGTATCTTTAAAATTAATGCCCTCAAGAAACGCTCTGGGAATCCGTCATTATTCAAACCAAAACACAAACAGTTTGAGCTTCCTAAATTAGAGCATAGTTGGGTAGAAGAAGCCTATGACCAAATAGAACTCTTGGGGTTTCCGTTGTATAGTTATTTTGAGTTGATATCAGAAGAAATTTTAAGCGACGCTAAAGCTAAGGACATGCAGTACCACCATGATAAAGAACTATTGCTTTATGGCATTCTCGTAAACACCCGTTTTAATACCACTAAGAACAATAAAAATATGCGTCTGAGTACTTTTGTAGATCAAGAGGGCGATTATTTTGATGTGGTACATTTTACCAATGTAGTAGATAAATACCCTATTCACGGTATGGGCGTGTATGCGTGCTATGGAAAAGTAACTGAAGAATTTGGACACTGTAGTATGGCTGCCATTTGGACCAAGAAACTAGCATTTAAAACGGATCCTAGAGCTTCTGACAAACCTACGTTTAAGAGTTTGAAGAAGTAG
- the dinB gene encoding DNA polymerase IV, translated as MKTESILHLDLDTFFVSCERLTDSKLLKRPLLVGGIGDRGVVAACSYETRKFGVHSGMSMKLARQLCPEATVIKGDSSTYTKHSQLVTEIIKERVPVFEKASIDEFYADLTGMDKFFGTYKFATELRNTIIKETGLPISFGLSSNKIVSKVATGEAKPNNQMRVDTGLEKQFLAPLSIQKIPSVGTKTYQTLRNLGITKVHIVQEMPLEMMVSALGKHGQTIWRRANGIDRPPLIPFHERKSISTERTFTKDTTNMVQLRTTITAMAENLAYQLRRADKLTACIAVRVRYSDFQTYSKQIKIPYTSADHILIPKIVELFERLYERRLLIRLVGVKFSDIVTGNYQINLFDDTEEMLSLYNAMDHIRKKYGEKSIMRATSMGAKTIGRFHNPFSGEPPIVLAHRKQ; from the coding sequence ATGAAAACAGAATCAATACTACATTTAGATTTAGACACGTTTTTTGTGTCTTGTGAGCGCTTAACCGACTCCAAATTACTCAAGCGCCCCTTGCTTGTTGGGGGTATTGGGGACCGTGGAGTAGTGGCTGCCTGTAGTTATGAAACCAGGAAATTTGGTGTGCATTCAGGAATGTCAATGAAATTGGCTAGGCAGTTGTGTCCTGAAGCAACGGTTATTAAAGGAGATTCTAGTACCTACACCAAACACTCCCAATTAGTAACAGAGATTATAAAAGAACGTGTGCCTGTTTTTGAAAAAGCGAGTATTGATGAGTTCTATGCAGATTTAACAGGAATGGATAAATTTTTTGGCACCTATAAATTTGCTACAGAATTAAGAAATACCATTATCAAAGAAACCGGATTGCCTATTTCATTTGGGTTATCCTCTAATAAAATAGTATCAAAAGTAGCTACGGGCGAAGCAAAACCCAACAATCAAATGCGGGTAGATACAGGCCTAGAAAAACAATTTTTGGCGCCTTTGTCTATTCAGAAAATACCATCGGTAGGTACAAAAACCTATCAGACACTTCGCAACTTAGGAATTACCAAAGTACATATTGTTCAAGAAATGCCTTTAGAAATGATGGTGAGTGCCTTGGGGAAACATGGGCAAACCATTTGGAGACGTGCCAATGGTATTGATAGGCCTCCGCTAATTCCTTTTCACGAGCGTAAATCTATTTCAACGGAACGCACCTTTACAAAAGACACCACCAATATGGTACAATTACGGACCACGATTACTGCTATGGCAGAAAATTTGGCGTATCAATTGCGAAGGGCAGATAAGTTAACCGCCTGTATTGCGGTGAGAGTACGGTATTCAGATTTCCAGACCTATTCCAAACAAATTAAAATACCCTATACCAGTGCAGATCATATTTTAATTCCTAAAATAGTTGAATTGTTTGAGCGCCTGTATGAGCGTCGGTTATTAATCCGCTTGGTAGGCGTGAAGTTTAGTGATATTGTTACGGGGAATTATCAGATTAATCTTTTTGATGATACTGAAGAGATGCTCAGTCTATATAATGCTATGGATCATATCCGGAAGAAGTATGGAGAGAAAAGTATCATGCGCGCTACCTCTATGGGAGCAAAAACCATTGGTAGGTTTCACAACCCATTTAGCGGAGAACCTCCTATCGTATTAGCCCACCGAAAACAATAA
- a CDS encoding DUF3891 family protein, which produces MIVRHHTDGWKIISHYTHALLAGKFAYQLKQELRYSHWVETLTAITDHDDHMVDFDATNYLTKVGTPRDFMMDGGYERDAIKHAKKLYAASEQKSGWLVLLIARHLQFLYGNDSNQEMKQFLADSAEKSKTLRKLYGINKKTEDDLYSILLFCDRLSLIICGEEVPETGRKLEINTSINNKTYSINRNADGTFLVTPWIFEDDSFEVDFEYKILNQVNFESNQELKEVLESSAVKLQKIRFKNSN; this is translated from the coding sequence ATGATCGTTAGGCACCATACCGATGGATGGAAAATTATTTCGCATTATACACACGCGTTATTGGCGGGCAAATTTGCGTATCAATTAAAACAAGAATTGCGGTATTCTCATTGGGTAGAAACGCTAACGGCCATCACCGATCATGACGATCATATGGTAGATTTTGATGCGACCAATTACTTGACCAAGGTAGGGACGCCTAGAGATTTTATGATGGATGGTGGTTATGAAAGAGATGCTATTAAACACGCCAAAAAGTTATATGCGGCATCTGAGCAAAAATCTGGGTGGCTTGTTTTACTAATCGCTCGGCATTTACAATTTCTGTATGGAAATGATTCCAACCAAGAAATGAAACAATTCTTGGCAGACAGCGCTGAAAAAAGTAAAACACTGCGAAAACTATATGGGATCAATAAAAAAACTGAAGATGATTTGTATAGCATCCTACTTTTTTGTGATAGGCTGTCACTCATAATTTGTGGAGAAGAGGTTCCTGAAACGGGACGGAAATTGGAGATCAACACGTCAATAAATAACAAGACTTACAGCATCAACCGGAATGCAGATGGCACCTTCTTAGTGACTCCTTGGATTTTTGAAGATGACAGTTTTGAAGTCGATTTTGAGTATAAAATTCTGAATCAAGTAAATTTTGAATCTAACCAAGAACTAAAAGAAGTTTTGGAATCATCAGCCGTGAAACTGCAGAAAATAAGATTTAAAAATTCAAATTAA
- a CDS encoding T9SS type A sorting domain-containing protein, translating into MKKIIFIILIGLFAVPLFASVNKSEKTPSIAEVFAAYTLTVNATHGSVLKLINNEESALESFEEGETVRLVTRPAVGYKFSHWTGDVTGNRLIADVVMTRNKTLTAVFEKWVPATGIPVPEFGIFETYRMYDDAANRNTTLTYTQNAEGGFYTHYIDNTDPNATDSSNKYGTAAKPRVSLPSATDTPEGSVIEYHGITYSRGHTVLKLTGTVEMPIFIRGASIDDRVEISSSAFYLNSEYVIMENLKMSLTVRSYTAKKAHHIAIRNFEAKTLSAVSYDDGASADHVVFYGNYINRDQFDPADGDFAEADGMGVGINGRSDSVWIIDNIITRAGGDAVGNGHAANYTAKNYYVGRNIMYTCGENAVDIKEVDKVIVSENVMFNYNGWSSGSDGAAVVMHYGPNVSPKNVWVINNEIFDCNSTGIQVGGDQVYDVYLIGNLIHDIHNESNTAKGYISWSSQKVYMINNTFYNVDNGINSSISNPNAALFATNNIISNVSDGGYHMSIGGSTHMSNSVFENNLYYQPDGVAKINWGSNSYTVDEFIANTDKGAGSIEGDPLFVYPEKIDFRLQSSSPAIAAGIAHDIYELFETNYGLSIKIDANGVIKPNNGSWDMGAYEFDFSSGDPTINTDELTALIASSQTAIVAVIVGDAEGEYTQAVVDAANTAVTAAELARDNATTQNEVDKATADLTAAMALFVTNSSNADIYMYPNPVIDELVLENISDVHNISIFSTSGSRIKSIPNSSNTMNIDLSELSSGVYFIKFHTINNISAKTIIKQ; encoded by the coding sequence ATGAAAAAAATAATTTTTATCATTTTAATAGGTTTATTTGCAGTACCCCTATTTGCAAGCGTTAATAAAAGCGAGAAAACGCCATCAATTGCAGAAGTATTCGCTGCATACACTCTTACCGTTAATGCCACTCATGGCTCTGTTTTAAAATTAATTAACAATGAGGAATCTGCTCTAGAATCCTTCGAGGAAGGAGAAACCGTAAGACTAGTTACCCGACCAGCGGTAGGATATAAGTTTTCACATTGGACAGGAGATGTAACAGGAAATAGACTTATTGCAGATGTGGTAATGACTCGCAATAAAACGCTTACTGCTGTTTTTGAGAAATGGGTACCTGCGACTGGGATACCTGTTCCTGAATTTGGAATTTTTGAAACGTATCGTATGTATGATGATGCAGCCAACCGTAATACGACACTTACCTATACTCAGAATGCTGAGGGAGGGTTTTATACCCATTATATAGATAATACAGACCCAAATGCCACTGATTCTAGTAATAAGTACGGTACTGCCGCTAAACCAAGAGTTTCCTTACCAAGTGCAACTGATACCCCTGAAGGGTCTGTAATCGAGTATCATGGTATCACATATTCCAGAGGTCATACGGTACTCAAACTAACAGGTACAGTCGAGATGCCTATATTTATTCGTGGCGCATCTATTGATGACCGAGTAGAGATCAGTAGTAGTGCTTTTTATCTGAATAGTGAATATGTAATAATGGAGAATTTAAAAATGAGCCTAACTGTTCGTTCTTACACCGCAAAAAAAGCGCACCATATAGCCATTAGAAATTTCGAAGCAAAAACGTTATCCGCGGTATCCTATGATGATGGAGCATCTGCCGATCATGTGGTATTTTATGGTAATTATATTAATCGTGATCAATTTGACCCAGCAGATGGAGATTTTGCCGAAGCTGACGGTATGGGAGTTGGTATTAATGGACGATCGGATAGTGTTTGGATCATAGACAACATAATAACAAGAGCTGGCGGTGATGCTGTAGGAAACGGACATGCTGCAAATTATACCGCAAAGAATTATTATGTTGGGAGAAATATTATGTATACCTGCGGAGAGAATGCTGTAGATATAAAAGAGGTTGATAAAGTAATTGTTTCAGAAAATGTAATGTTCAACTATAACGGCTGGTCATCAGGTAGTGATGGCGCTGCAGTAGTAATGCATTACGGTCCCAATGTTTCGCCTAAAAATGTATGGGTGATAAACAATGAGATATTTGATTGTAATTCTACAGGTATTCAAGTTGGAGGCGATCAAGTATATGATGTTTATTTAATTGGAAACTTAATCCATGATATCCATAATGAATCTAATACAGCCAAAGGGTATATTTCCTGGTCAAGCCAAAAAGTATATATGATCAATAATACATTTTATAATGTAGATAATGGTATAAATTCTAGTATTAGTAATCCAAATGCAGCACTATTTGCTACTAATAATATCATTTCAAATGTAAGTGATGGTGGCTATCACATGTCTATAGGTGGGTCAACTCATATGTCGAATTCAGTTTTTGAAAATAACCTTTATTATCAGCCTGATGGAGTTGCCAAGATAAACTGGGGATCAAATTCCTACACGGTAGATGAATTTATTGCAAATACAGATAAAGGAGCAGGGAGTATTGAAGGAGATCCTCTGTTTGTATATCCAGAAAAGATTGATTTTAGACTGCAATCGAGTTCACCTGCTATAGCTGCAGGAATAGCGCATGATATCTATGAACTTTTTGAAACGAATTATGGCTTGAGTATAAAAATTGATGCTAATGGTGTTATAAAGCCAAATAATGGTTCTTGGGATATGGGTGCTTATGAATTTGATTTTTCTTCTGGTGATCCCACAATTAATACCGACGAACTTACGGCTCTAATTGCTTCATCACAAACTGCGATTGTAGCTGTTATTGTTGGTGATGCTGAAGGTGAGTATACGCAAGCTGTCGTAGATGCTGCAAATACAGCAGTTACAGCAGCCGAACTAGCACGTGACAATGCTACAACCCAAAACGAAGTGGACAAAGCCACCGCTGATCTTACAGCTGCTATGGCACTATTTGTCACCAATAGTTCTAATGCGGATATTTATATGTACCCAAATCCTGTAATTGATGAGTTAGTCTTAGAAAATATTTCTGATGTGCATAATATTTCAATTTTCAGTACTTCTGGTAGTAGGATTAAAAGCATACCAAATTCTAGCAATACGATGAATATCGATTTATCTGAATTGAGCTCAGGAGTTTACTTTATTAAATTCCATACTATAAATAACATAAGCGCAAAAACAATCATTAAACAATAA